In Lascolabacillus massiliensis, a single genomic region encodes these proteins:
- a CDS encoding GH92 family glycosyl hydrolase, protein MKKIIFVFTIVLFTIVSTGKLKAGSFSDPVDYVNILMGTQSEFALSNGNTYPAVARPWGMNFWTPQTRKIGDGWQYVYTDNKLNGFKQTHQPSPWMNDYGQFSIFPMVDKVEFDQEKRASWYSHKAEIAKPYYYSAYLADYDITTEVTPTERAAIFRFTFPESDSAFVLVDAFNRGSSVEIIPSKNAIIGYTTRNSGGVPQNFKNYFVVVFDKPFEYTLTVSDSILQQGVNKAEAAHTGAFIGFSTGRGEKVIAKVASSFISYDQAWLNLKEVDGKDFDTVKQEGRDSWNDVLGRIEIEGGNLDQQRTFYSTLYRSTLFPRKFYEIDAKGNVVHYSPYNGEVLPGFMYTDTGFWDTFRALFPLLNLVYPSVNQEIQEGLVNTYKESGFLPEWASPGHRGIMIGNNSASVVADAYLKGLRGYDIETLYEGMIHGTENVHPRVSSTGRRGHEYYNTLGYVPYDVKINENAARTLEYAYADWTIYRLAKELKRPQSEIDLYAKRSQNYRNLYSPEHKLMRGKNKDGSFQSPFSPTKWGDAFTEGNSWHYTWSVFHDVQGLIDLMGGNKEFVKMLDSVFIMPPIFDDSYYRGVIHEIREMQIMNMGQYAHGNQPIQHMIYLYNYAAEPWKAQYWLREVMDKLYAPTPDGYCGDEDNGQTSAWYVFSSMGFYPVCPGSDEYVIGSPLFEKMTINLENGKKVVINAPGNKHETRFVKNIKLDGKDYSKNYFNHSYLMNGATIDFTMSEEPNKTRGIEKSDAPYSFSNENK, encoded by the coding sequence ATGAAGAAAATTATTTTTGTTTTTACTATAGTGTTATTCACTATTGTTTCAACAGGTAAATTAAAAGCAGGATCTTTTAGTGATCCTGTTGATTATGTAAACATTCTCATGGGGACACAATCTGAGTTTGCTTTATCTAACGGAAATACATATCCTGCAGTTGCAAGACCATGGGGAATGAATTTCTGGACACCACAGACTAGAAAAATTGGTGATGGATGGCAGTATGTTTATACTGATAATAAACTTAATGGTTTTAAACAGACTCATCAGCCAAGTCCATGGATGAACGATTATGGTCAGTTTTCAATTTTTCCAATGGTCGATAAGGTAGAGTTTGATCAGGAAAAGAGAGCGAGCTGGTATTCACACAAGGCTGAAATAGCAAAACCATATTATTACAGTGCTTACCTTGCTGACTATGATATTACCACAGAAGTTACTCCAACTGAACGTGCTGCTATTTTCAGGTTTACATTTCCTGAATCAGATAGTGCATTTGTTCTGGTTGATGCATTTAACAGAGGATCTTCTGTAGAGATTATACCTTCTAAAAATGCAATCATTGGTTACACAACTCGCAATAGTGGTGGTGTACCTCAGAATTTCAAGAATTACTTTGTAGTTGTATTCGATAAACCTTTCGAATATACATTGACAGTAAGTGACAGCATTCTGCAACAAGGTGTTAACAAAGCAGAGGCGGCTCATACAGGAGCATTTATTGGTTTTTCAACTGGTAGAGGTGAAAAGGTGATAGCAAAAGTTGCTTCTTCTTTTATAAGCTATGATCAGGCTTGGCTGAACCTTAAAGAGGTTGACGGCAAGGATTTTGACACTGTAAAACAAGAGGGACGTGATTCATGGAATGATGTTCTTGGAAGAATTGAAATAGAGGGTGGAAATCTGGACCAACAGCGCACATTCTATTCAACATTATATAGATCAACACTTTTCCCACGTAAGTTTTATGAAATCGACGCTAAGGGTAATGTAGTTCATTATAGTCCATATAACGGAGAAGTACTTCCAGGATTTATGTATACAGACACTGGTTTCTGGGATACGTTCCGTGCTCTCTTCCCATTGCTTAATCTTGTGTATCCGTCAGTAAATCAGGAAATACAGGAAGGTCTTGTTAATACTTACAAAGAGAGTGGATTCCTGCCTGAGTGGGCTAGTCCCGGACACAGAGGAATTATGATAGGTAATAATTCAGCATCAGTGGTAGCGGATGCTTACCTAAAGGGATTGCGTGGTTATGATATCGAAACACTTTATGAAGGTATGATTCATGGTACCGAGAATGTTCATCCAAGAGTTTCTTCTACAGGAAGACGTGGTCATGAGTATTATAATACATTGGGATATGTGCCTTATGATGTGAAAATTAATGAGAATGCTGCAAGAACTTTGGAATATGCGTATGCAGACTGGACAATTTACAGACTTGCAAAAGAGCTTAAAAGACCGCAAAGTGAAATTGATTTATATGCTAAGCGTAGTCAGAATTACAGAAATCTGTATTCTCCAGAACATAAATTGATGCGAGGAAAGAATAAGGATGGCAGTTTCCAATCACCTTTCAGTCCTACTAAATGGGGAGATGCTTTTACAGAAGGTAACAGCTGGCACTATACTTGGTCGGTTTTCCACGATGTTCAAGGTTTAATAGACCTGATGGGTGGAAACAAAGAGTTTGTAAAGATGTTAGACTCGGTATTCATTATGCCTCCAATTTTTGATGATAGCTATTATAGAGGTGTTATTCATGAGATTCGTGAAATGCAGATAATGAATATGGGTCAGTATGCACATGGTAATCAGCCAATTCAGCATATGATATATCTATATAACTATGCAGCTGAACCATGGAAAGCCCAATACTGGCTGCGTGAGGTGATGGATAAACTATATGCACCTACTCCTGATGGTTACTGTGGTGATGAAGATAACGGTCAGACTTCAGCCTGGTACGTATTCTCATCTATGGGATTTTATCCTGTTTGTCCCGGTAGTGATGAATATGTGATTGGTTCGCCATTGTTTGAGAAGATGACGATAAATCTTGAGAACGGAAAGAAGGTAGTAATAAATGCTCCGGGTAACAAGCATGAAACAAGGTTTGTAAAGAATATCAAGCTGGATGGTAAGGATTACTCTAAGAACTACTTTAACCATTCTTATCTAATGAATGGTGCAACTATTGACTTTACAATGTCAGAAGAGCCTAACAAGACAAGAGGTATTGAAAAGTCTGATGCTCCTTATTCTTTTTCAAATGAAAACAAATAG
- a CDS encoding polyprenol monophosphomannose synthase, whose amino-acid sequence MSDSLVIIPTYNEKENIESIIRTVFNLEKQFHILVIDDGSPDGTANIVHRLISDEFSDKLFIEERKGKMGLGTAYIHGFKWALARSYEYIFEMDADFSHDPNDLPRLYSACHDEGYDVSVGSRYSTGVNVVNWPMGRVLMSYFASKYVRIITGLKVHDTTAGFVCYRRKVLETIDLDNIKFKGYAFQIEMKYSASYLGFKVKEVSVIFVNRRLGTSKMNTSIFGEAFFGVIILRWRSFTGKIKPKVKLVSGE is encoded by the coding sequence ATGTCTGATAGTTTAGTAATTATTCCAACTTACAACGAGAAAGAAAATATCGAGAGTATAATACGAACGGTATTTAATCTTGAAAAGCAGTTTCATATACTGGTTATTGATGATGGATCACCTGATGGTACGGCGAATATTGTACATCGACTTATATCAGATGAGTTCTCAGACAAACTATTTATAGAAGAGAGAAAAGGGAAAATGGGACTGGGTACTGCTTACATTCACGGATTCAAATGGGCATTGGCACGTTCTTATGAATATATATTTGAGATGGATGCTGATTTTTCTCATGATCCGAATGATCTTCCCAGATTATACTCAGCATGTCATGACGAAGGATATGATGTTTCTGTTGGATCGCGTTACTCAACAGGTGTGAATGTTGTTAACTGGCCAATGGGGAGGGTTCTTATGTCCTATTTCGCATCTAAATATGTGAGGATTATCACTGGTCTGAAAGTTCATGATACAACAGCCGGGTTTGTTTGTTACAGGAGAAAAGTTCTCGAAACAATAGATCTTGATAATATCAAATTCAAGGGCTATGCATTTCAGATTGAGATGAAATATTCAGCTTCTTACCTTGGTTTTAAAGTTAAAGAGGTATCGGTGATATTTGTAAACAGACGATTGGGAACGTCAAAAATGAATACTAGTATTTTCGGGGAGGCTTTTTTTGGAGTTATTATTTTACGCTGGCGTAGTTTTACTGGAAAAATAAAACCAAAAGTCAAATTAGTAAGTGGTGAGTGA
- a CDS encoding dihydroorotase — translation MILINKATIINEGSSFIGSVLIEGEKISEIFRDDVPEGIFNSCNKVIDARGLYLMPGVIDDQVHFRDPGLTHKGDFYTESRAGVAGGVTSYMEMPNTKPQTITNDDLFRKLEMAAEKSASNFSFYLGATNDNISELKKIDKKYVCGVKVFMGASTGNMLVNNERALQQIFAEVDSLIATHCEKEEIIRDNVDIYKKKFGENIPIKYHPIIRSAEACYQSSAQAIELADKYGSRLHVLHLSTALEMSLLSNSPLEDKKITGEVCVHHLWFTDKDYERLGTKIKWNPAVKSVEDRNAIREALITGKLDVVATDHAPHLLSEKEGGCLQAASGGPLVQHSLQVMLELAHEGLFTKEFIVEKMCHAPAKLFGVKGRGFIRKGYYADLVLIDPSETYTVTDKNILYKCGWSPFEGETFHNSINKTFINGQIAFEDGVVSEKLFGKALEFENY, via the coding sequence ATGATACTGATAAATAAAGCTACAATAATAAATGAGGGCAGTTCTTTTATTGGCTCTGTATTAATTGAAGGGGAGAAAATTTCTGAAATTTTCAGAGATGATGTACCAGAAGGTATATTTAATTCATGTAATAAAGTTATTGATGCACGTGGGTTGTATCTTATGCCGGGTGTTATTGATGATCAGGTTCATTTCAGGGATCCGGGACTTACCCACAAGGGTGATTTCTACACTGAAAGCAGGGCTGGTGTTGCAGGTGGAGTAACCTCATATATGGAGATGCCTAATACAAAACCGCAGACTATAACTAATGATGATCTTTTTAGAAAATTAGAAATGGCAGCAGAGAAATCTGCTTCTAATTTTTCGTTTTATCTTGGTGCGACCAACGACAATATTTCTGAACTAAAAAAAATTGATAAAAAGTATGTGTGCGGGGTAAAGGTATTTATGGGTGCTTCTACAGGCAACATGCTGGTAAATAATGAGAGAGCACTGCAGCAAATATTTGCTGAGGTGGACTCTCTTATTGCTACTCATTGTGAGAAAGAGGAGATTATTCGAGATAACGTAGATATTTATAAAAAGAAATTTGGTGAGAATATTCCTATTAAGTATCACCCTATAATAAGAAGTGCGGAAGCTTGCTATCAATCCTCTGCACAGGCAATTGAACTTGCTGATAAATATGGTTCCAGACTTCATGTTTTACACTTGTCAACTGCCCTTGAGATGAGTTTGTTGAGTAATTCACCTTTGGAGGACAAAAAAATTACAGGTGAGGTTTGTGTTCATCATCTCTGGTTTACAGACAAGGATTATGAAAGACTTGGAACAAAAATAAAATGGAATCCGGCTGTAAAGTCGGTCGAAGACAGAAACGCAATTCGCGAAGCATTGATTACTGGAAAACTTGATGTGGTCGCTACAGATCATGCTCCTCATTTATTAAGTGAGAAAGAGGGAGGATGTTTGCAGGCTGCATCGGGAGGACCATTGGTTCAGCATTCTTTGCAGGTTATGTTGGAGCTTGCTCACGAAGGGTTATTCACTAAGGAGTTTATAGTGGAAAAGATGTGTCATGCACCTGCTAAACTTTTTGGTGTGAAGGGTCGCGGTTTTATTCGTAAAGGTTATTATGCAGATCTTGTTCTTATTGACCCTTCTGAGACATATACTGTAACTGATAAAAATATCTTATATAAATGTGGATGGTCACCGTTTGAAGGTGAGACATTCCATAATTCAATTAATAAAACATTTATAAACGGTCAGATTGCTTTTGAAGATGGTGTAGTTTCTGAAAAACTATTCGGTAAAGCACTCGAGTTTGAAAATTATTAA
- a CDS encoding glycosyltransferase family protein produces MKFLFTVQGEGRGHYTQALSLSAILRKHGHEVAAVLVGTSESRQIPSFFKEKIQAPVYEYSSPNFTSFYKDKKPNIFLSVLNNFSRPFIYRKSLQLVRDKIEEIRPDVVINFYEMITGMVYQIYKPDRKLGIPMICLAHQYILLNNNYKTSREQDVKYYLLRMLSRITSRRASKILALSFRDIPCSGKVKTVPPLLRSEVFSIKPSEGDYIHGYMLNTGFYDEVFNWHIKNPDIPLRFFWDKKDAEEVTKIDENFILYTLNDNNFLQSMAGSKAYATTSGFESVCEALYFRKPILMIPVHVEQEFNAYDAGLSGAGVTGKKFNLDELINFIPKYSPDEKFRNWVHKAEEIYIKEITGEQL; encoded by the coding sequence GTGAAATTTTTGTTTACTGTTCAGGGTGAGGGCAGAGGGCATTATACACAGGCCTTATCGCTTTCAGCTATTCTCAGAAAGCATGGGCATGAAGTTGCAGCTGTACTGGTAGGTACAAGTGAATCCAGGCAGATACCTTCATTTTTCAAAGAAAAGATTCAGGCACCAGTGTATGAATATAGTAGTCCTAATTTTACATCATTCTATAAAGATAAGAAGCCAAATATTTTTTTGAGTGTGCTGAACAACTTTTCCCGTCCCTTTATATACAGGAAGAGTTTACAATTGGTAAGGGATAAAATTGAGGAGATTAGACCTGATGTTGTGATTAACTTTTATGAGATGATCACAGGGATGGTTTATCAAATTTATAAGCCTGATAGAAAGCTGGGAATCCCTATGATATGTCTGGCACACCAGTATATATTGTTGAATAATAATTATAAAACATCCAGAGAGCAGGATGTGAAATATTATCTGCTTAGAATGCTCTCGAGAATTACTTCACGCAGAGCATCAAAAATACTGGCACTCTCATTTCGTGATATTCCCTGCTCAGGGAAAGTGAAAACAGTACCACCACTTCTACGCTCTGAAGTTTTTAGTATTAAACCTTCTGAAGGTGATTACATACATGGTTATATGTTAAATACCGGATTTTATGATGAGGTATTTAACTGGCATATTAAAAATCCGGATATACCTTTGAGATTTTTCTGGGATAAAAAAGATGCTGAAGAAGTGACAAAGATTGATGAGAATTTTATTCTTTACACTCTGAATGATAATAACTTCTTACAAAGTATGGCGGGCAGTAAAGCGTATGCTACTACCTCCGGCTTTGAATCTGTGTGTGAGGCACTTTATTTCAGAAAACCAATATTGATGATTCCTGTGCATGTTGAACAGGAGTTTAATGCTTATGATGCGGGACTCTCAGGTGCAGGTGTGACTGGCAAAAAGTTTAATCTTGATGAGCTGATTAACTTTATACCTAAATATTCACCCGATGAGAAATTCCGCAATTGGGTACATAAAGCAGAAGAGATCTACATTAAAGAAATAACAGGTGAACAGTTATAA
- the aroB gene encoding 3-dehydroquinate synthase → MQQIIKSDNIIEDIEKAVRSINYDKLYLLTDQNTVINCYPLIEKSRIIQEAVNISIPADDTNKTVENLCKVWRVLTEKGATRHSLLINLGGGMVTDLGGFAAATFKRGIKYINIPTTLLGAIDAAVGGKTGINFGGYKNEIGSFYPADYVIISTDFFHSLGHKGILSGYAEMIKHALIHSESDLQEILSFPLNDIDYSRLNELVFRSVGIKREIVEKDPFEKNIRKALNLGHTTAHAFESFAISKSSPILHGYAVAWGIIVELYLSHRLCGFPKDKLQETVRFIQQNYGAFDITCDNYEQLYEITGHDKKNQGGIINFTLLSDIGTVQIDQTADKELFFEALDFYRDSVGL, encoded by the coding sequence ATGCAGCAAATAATAAAAAGTGACAATATAATAGAGGATATAGAGAAAGCGGTAAGAAGTATCAATTATGACAAACTTTACCTTCTGACTGATCAAAATACAGTAATCAACTGTTACCCTCTTATCGAAAAAAGTAGAATCATTCAAGAAGCAGTCAACATCTCAATTCCGGCAGATGACACCAATAAAACTGTTGAGAATTTGTGTAAAGTATGGAGAGTTCTCACCGAAAAGGGTGCCACCCGCCACTCACTGCTTATAAACCTGGGAGGGGGTATGGTTACCGATCTTGGAGGATTTGCTGCGGCAACTTTCAAAAGAGGTATAAAATATATAAATATACCAACAACGTTGCTTGGAGCTATAGATGCGGCTGTTGGAGGAAAAACAGGTATTAATTTCGGAGGATATAAAAATGAGATAGGCTCTTTTTACCCTGCCGATTATGTAATTATATCTACCGATTTTTTTCACTCACTTGGTCACAAAGGCATCCTTTCAGGCTATGCTGAAATGATTAAACATGCTCTTATACACTCTGAATCTGACTTGCAAGAGATCCTATCATTCCCTCTCAACGATATCGATTACTCAAGACTGAACGAACTTGTATTCCGATCTGTTGGAATAAAAAGAGAGATTGTTGAAAAGGATCCATTCGAGAAAAACATAAGAAAAGCTTTAAACCTGGGACATACAACTGCACATGCATTCGAAAGTTTTGCCATTTCAAAAAGCAGCCCAATTCTCCACGGTTATGCAGTAGCTTGGGGTATCATAGTTGAGCTATATCTCTCACACAGATTATGTGGCTTTCCAAAAGATAAACTTCAGGAGACAGTACGATTCATACAACAGAACTACGGTGCTTTTGATATCACATGCGACAACTATGAACAGTTGTATGAAATAACCGGTCACGACAAGAAAAATCAAGGTGGTATAATCAATTTCACACTTCTCTCAGATATCGGCACTGTTCAGATTGATCAAACTGCAGATAAAGAGTTGTTTTTTGAAGCTCTGGATTTTTACAGGGACTCGGTAGGGTTATAA